The Drosophila biarmipes strain raj3 chromosome X, RU_DBia_V1.1, whole genome shotgun sequence genome includes the window GTTTTGATGACGAGCTAGTACTGAGGTTCCGAAATCCCAAATATTCCCAGTTGGAAACTTCTCGGCCTGCTGGCAGTGTGACCCGTTGAAATACcgaaaaattcttaaaagtagGCATTTTGGTTCGGTAGCCCTGGTTTTCCCCAGCTGACAGTGACTGCGAATGGCTAAATTACACAAATTCAACAAATATTGCCCCATTTAAAAACAGTTTGTATGTATGTTAGTTAATAACAATGAAACCCTTATATTTTCGAATATTGTTTATTCTTTGTTATCATCTTACTTTAAGTAAAAGTCACCAAATGTAACGAAAATAAAGTTAGCTTTATCAAGAGTTAGTGCTTACAATTGATATAACCTTAACCAAATAGGAAAGTACTAAACATCATAAGTGTAAACTTTAAGTCGTTGtaagtaattaaatatgttacatgtattatttaattatttactttatttgttttggaGTGACCGTTATTACCGTGACTGGTGAACTTTCACTTGCGATGTGAATGGCAACTATCGTTCAGCGGTGCGAATGGCAAAGCGGGAAAATGCCGCAATCGATAGGAAGTCCAGCCATCGCGGTTGGAAAAAGCGGTTAATTACGAATATTTATCTTTGCATTGGAACATATAACTCTTCTATGGGCCTCAATGTGTGCCACAGAAAGTGAATATATTCGCCAGGGCGTTTAAATTAGGAGATAATACACAACTATCGCCGCCGCACAGTTGCCGATAGCTCGGTCGGCTCGCAGCCCTGGCTGCCGAAATGCAACCGTGCGCGTGTCGGCGGAAATGTGACTTTCTGGCGTTGCCGCACACTGCCGTAACATGTTCTTTTTCAGGCGTTTGCCTTTGCGCTGACATCGTATCTCGATTCCTCTGTGACAAAGTAAGGGATTTTCGACGATTTGCTGTGTGTATTGTGGCCAGAGCTCGGCCAAAAGACGTCTTAAGGCTGGGGCCGAGTGTGGATACTGAGGGTTTTGTGAATTTATGGCGGCGAACTGcagaaaaatgcaatttcctTCGGAATGAGGTTAAAGACGGGcggctttttgtttgtgtgtgtgtgcgcgagTGCGGCTGTGTGAGTGCGTCACACGTGTTGGTTTCaccttttttttgcattttttttatttgactgCTCcacaagtaaataatatacataagTTGTATATACTGAACTAAATCGGAAACTGAGGCTCCATATTCCTCTCGATAATATCGCTCCAAAGAGTTAATTCTTGTCAAGGGGTAGCGCAggtcaacaacaacaactcgCGTGTGTATGTGTACGGCGGCCGTGTCTATGTGCACATTCGGCGGATTTACAGTAAAAAACGTGTTAACAACGCAAAAATGTTGCCTTTAATGGTTCTATATaagaaaccttttttttaatataatataatgtgTTTGAAATGAAAACCATTTTTacacaagtttattttttttggtttacaGAAAACGTTTTATCACTTCTGTGTCACTTAAAAAACGAGATTCTCAAAATATGgctataaacaaataaaaaacacgtTTTTGACTAACTTTAAATATGGTATAAAAAGCCAAATATCCAACCATTATTATTGCCACTGAATTTATAAGTACTTTCGTTATTCACAGCCCGTAGATAGACAACAAGCTAGACAAGTAGTTTCACTTCACAGAAATGATAAATATCCCATAGATAGCAAAACCCTCAAGTATCCCACAGTAAGATACCGATTTGTAGACACGTGACTAACATACCTTCCCTGGAAACTCTTGCAGCATGGCCGAAGTTGCTGAAAACGTGGTGGAGACCTTCGAGGAGCCAGCGGCACCTCTGGAAGCCGAGGTCGCCGAGACGATCCTGGAGACGAACGTGGTGGCCACCACCGAGCTGCCGGAGATCAAGCTGTTCGGCCGCTGGTCCTGCGACGATGTGACCGTCAACGACATCTCGCTGCAGGATTACATCTCGGTGAAGGAGAAGTTCGCCCGCTACCTTCCCCACTCCGCCGGCCGTTATGCCGCCAAGCGTTTCCGCAAGGCCCAGTGCCCCATTGTAGAGCGTTTGACCTGCTCCCTGATGATGAAGGGCCGCAACAACGGCAAGAAGCTGATGGCCTGCCGCATCGTCAAGCACTCGTTCGAGATCATCCATCTGCTCACCGGGGAGAACCCTCTGCAGGTACATATGCCGCATTTACCAACCTTATGTCCACACCCGCCCCCTAAAGAGCGTCCCATGCTAAACTGTGGCCAGAGATCATCGCCACTCGGCCATGGGTAGAATGGGCACGCAGAGTAACCCCAAAGTTTTAATATCCTAGTGCCTGAAGATAGCCAAGCCTCTTCTCGTTCTCCTGGAACTTAAAACTACAATACAATCGCCTTTTTTACATTATATAACCACCAAAATATGTAGGAGCTCAAAGGGAATGAGAGTTAGTTTTTAGTCCTCCTCAATGCTGGATAGGTCTGCATACATACTTTCCGAAGCATAACTCTTAAATGGACTAATAGTGAACCAGAGTTTTAATTATCCTAGTGCCTGAAGATAGAAAACCACTTCTGGTTCTCCTGGAACTTAAAGCTACACTTGGAACTAGAGGTGCTACTTTAGGTAGTCCTCCTCAATGCTAGTTGATGGCACATTTCAGCCAAACTGAGCATACACTCATAAGGGACTCAGAGAAAAGGGGTTAACTATCCTTGTGCTTGAAGATTCAACCACTTCCCGCTCTCCTGGAACTTAATTCAACATTTAAAGCGATATAATATTGTGATCAGCGATTTACTTCTGAAGGAGTCGACCTCAATGCTAGTTGAAGGAAACTATTCCAGCTAGGCATGTTTTATAACAGACTCAGAGGAAACTGTGTTAATTATCCTAGTGCTTGAAGGTTGAACCACTTCCCGCTCTCCTGGAATTTAAGGCAACATTAGAAATACAGTATTGGACGACTCAGTGATCCGTCCAAAACTAAAACTGCAGCGCTGATCTCCACAGCGTTGTGGTATTCAATTGGACCACAAAAAACCCCAAGGTTAGCTATTCCTCTTAAGGTCATTGGCTTGAAGATGCAACCTTAATAAAGCATAAATCAACAAACCCTTTTTATAGAAATCTTTTTTAGTCCACCTCAATGCCAGGCGGTTTGAATACACCTTGTCGTACTGAGCATCTCTAAAATGGACTGATATcaattataattgttttaacTATCCTTGTGCCCGAAGATAAAAGCCACTTCCTGCTCTCCTGGAAATTAAAACAACACTTAGGTTAAACAGTATTTACTGAGGACATTGTAGTCCGTCCAAAACTAAAACCGCAGCGCTGATCTCCACAGCGTTGTGGTATTCAACTGGACCACAACAAACCCCAAGGTTAGCTATTCCTCTTAAGGTCATTGGCTTGAAGATGCAACCTTAATAAAGCATAAATCAACAACAGCAATTGTGTCAGCATTTTTAGTCCACCTCAATGCCAGGCGGTTTGAATACACCTTGTCGTACTGAGCATCTCCAAAATGGACtgatattaattataattgttttaacTATCCTTGTGCCCGAAGATAAAGCCACTTCCTGCTCTCCTGGAAATTAGAACAACATTAAGCTGAAGAATATTCATTAGTCATTATCCGTCCAAAACTAAAACTGCAGCGCTGGTTTCGACAGGGTTGCGGTATTCAATTGGACCACAGAAAACCCCATGATTAGCTATTCCTCTTAAGGGCATTGGCTCAAAGGTGCAACCTTAATAAAGCCATAAATCAACAAACCCCTTTCTTTTCTTTAGAATTCATTTCGGTTTAATTCATCGCCGTACGTTTTAACTCACCtatcaacaaattaaaatggcaGCTTTCTAATTTTGAACTTGTGTTTTCTTCCAGATCCTGGTCAGTGCGATCATCAACTCCGGACCCCGTGAGGACTCCACCCGTATTGGACGTGCCGGTACCGTCCGTCGCCAGGCTGTGGATGTGTCGCCCCTGCGTCGCGTCAACCAGGTGGGTTTCCTTGAAGGATTTGACGCAAACATGTGTGTTGTGGCCGGTAGCTATGGCTTGTGGTTCGATTGGAGACTGCCTGCTTATAACACTTGGCTAGATCGAAATTCTATCTAATATCCGTAGCGTCATAATGTGTACTTTAGCCGACATTTGGCGTATGAAACGAAGagacattttcaattaaataatccATCTTGCTACTGTATTATCCTCTTTATGCATTGTCTGACATTATTGTATCTATTTGTTGTAGGCCATCTGGCTGCTGTGCACTGGAGCTCGTGAGGCTGCCTTCAGGAACATCAAGACCATCGCCGAGTGCCTGGCTGATGAGCTGATCAACGCTGCCAAGGTGAGGAGATATGGAATTTAGAGGGAGAATCCCGGGCATGAGAAGGTCTACTCTAATGCCTGGCATTGAATAACCAAAATGCCTGGCCTCGCTTGTAGACCAGATCGAGAACCTCGTTCGGCACTAGGAATTAACCCAGGAATTGGGCTCATTACTGCCCATTTCCTCATTCTAGTGACACACTTGGTCATTCAAATGGGTCCAATCTAATTCTGCATCATGGTTTATTTATGTAGTCTCGCTTTTGGACCAGATCAATCTCCAAATCTCTTATTATCCTTGTGCTAGTGGCCACTTTACTGTCCTATGCACACGAGAAACATAAAAGAACATTGAGAAAATTAAGCTGTCCAGCTGAATCCGCTAGAAAACCTTGGGTCCAATCTAATTCTGCATAATGGTTTATTTTTGTAGTCTCGCTTTTGGACCATATTAATATAACTCCTTTATTATCCTTGTGCTTGTGATAATATCCCAGTTCAATGCACATGAGAAACGTAAATGAACATTGTACAAGTACGGAAATCTAAATTAGTGTTCGGTCCAGTCTAATTCTGCATCATGGTTTATTTTTGTAGTCTCGCTTTTGGACCAGATTAATGCCCATCCTTTATTATCCTTGTTCTTGCGACAGCATTTCAGTTCAATGAACACGAGAAACGTAAAAGAACAAAGACTCCAAACTGATTAAAAACTGTTTAGATTCGAACTTCCATATACCACAAGTACTGATTCTGAGTGGTCTTATTTTCCAGGGTTCTTCCAACTCGTACGCCATCAAGAAGAAGGATGAGTTGGAGCGTGTCGCCAAGTCCAACCGTTAAGGAGACATCATCACCAGCAAAAACAAACTTctgtctgtttttttttatacaaataacGTGTGTACACTGCAAAATGATacactaaatttaaaataaacaacaagATGAAAAATCCAATGTAgaacaatctttttttttaatagtttttagttttgaatAAACTTGGTTGTCAGAGTTGCAACTGATATTTGAGTTTGATTCTCTCTTCAGCCTCTATCCTTTGTATCGTAAGCAAGGATTCGAGTGCCTCGAGTACCTctttagctgagtaacagGTACCTGATAGTCGATGGTTGCGGCACCAAAAGGGAGAacctatttttatatttcctttggTAGCTTTTTATCAACAATGCATTTGTTGTTCGCTTAAGATGTATACaagttaaataaaacaatatacaTATAACCCCTCAAAAATATCTGCGATTTGTGGCACTcggtttgatttatttataacttgTCGGTTCGGAAATAAAGTGGACCATCTGCCGGTGAGTTGATCGATGTATCATTTCTCGGGTTCCTCAGGCTGCGTGTTGACCTCCATATTAGATTCAAGTATAAGATTGTGTCCCAGTTTTGTCCACTTCAAATCACTTATCTGATTCATTCAGCAAACTATTGTATTTTCTTGGTACTTCAGACTGCCCCCCGCAGTTCATACATAGTGATCCTTCTGGGTGCCAGAACCACCTCCATTTGGCCGTCAGGGTTCCCCGAAGACTCGAAAATTCTCCCTTTGGTGCACACTTCTTCAGGAGCCAAGGCTGCTCTTGGAATCGCTGATCCTGTAAACGAATGCGGTGCTCATGGTTGCTGTTGGATCTTTTGGCCAAGGACATACCTAGTTCACTTCAGATCCGATCGGGGCACATAGGCTGGCAAATGGACAAAGGCCCCGATCAGGATATCGAGTGCATTCACAGAATACACCCCATTCCCTCATCGGGGCCTTTGTCCATGACCAGAAAAGGCTCTGGACACCCGCCACCAATGGCTACCACGAGGCCAATAGAATCTACCGGGGTCAGGAAGCTCAGATCGAGGACGAGTGGCTCAATAACCTAATAGACACCCTGATGGCCCCCAATAAAAAGCCATCTTGTGATGGTCAGTCCCTTGGTATACCAAGTGGACGACGGGTGGATAAGAATATAAACTGGCCAGCATCTGCCCATCAGATTATAGTGCCACTCAACCTGGATCCGGACTTCCTGACCGAGATAGACGATATTGGCCTCCTGGTAGGCATTGGTGGCCGACATCCAGAGCCTTTCTGCCTTCGAGGCCACTTAGTTTCCGTACGGCCAGTACAAGGGGGCAATCTAGCGTAGACATGGACGTGCGCCAGTGGCATCTCATCCCTTCCTGGGAAAACAATGGGATTATTGTTCCCAACGCAATCCCTAATGGGACGAGGTTGGCTCATCAGAACACTCTTGAAGCAGCACGGATCCCACATACATACATTCGTAATCATAGAGATTGAAGAATGCCAAAAACCCACGTCAAATAATAAGCTAAggtatatacaaatatattacTATTTAAAGGGCACAAATGTAACTTAAAAACTTACCGTTTCTTAAAGAAAGTTTAAGTAAAATTTCCTTAAATACAGGATAATATTTTGCTTCGGCATGAGAACCCATTTTATTGGCACCTGGTTAAAGACTGAATATTTTCACCGACTTTCCTTTGACAGGAAACACTGGTACAAAGACCATTTTAAAGGCCTACTAGGATACAAAAATGTCGTTTTTTAAGAGCCCTGCACAGTGGGGAATGTGACCACTTCTTCTGGCCAAAATTATCATCTTCCTCAACTTAAAAGATATCGAAGTAACATTTTGGCAATCGTTGATTTGTATCAAGTCGCACAATACGTACAAAAATTCGgtggatcagacaactatatcttatagctgatATAGGAATGATCAGATTAACTATGCTGAATTCAGAGTACGAAATACgattaatacaaaataaaaagtttgctatatatttaacaaaataaccCAAAGCTTTTCAAAAGAAAAAGCGGTACTGATGCCTGATCACTAAATGAAATATTGCGATGATTACTAATACGCCTATTCCACTAGAGAATTCATTAGATGCTTAAAAGGAGACAAATACTCGTATATGTGACATTTACTATGTTTTATTTGCATGGACCCTTAAGCATTTGAATGTTACTCTTAACTTCATAACTCAAAAACCTCTGACTAGatgataaaaatattccaagcTTTCAAGAATAACTTTTAAATGTGTACAAAATTGTCGGTGTAAAtcagataaataaaaataatatatgataATACAACTTCAAAGTGCTTTGgttttgaacaaattttgtttttaatttttttatctcCGACAGTGATTTCTAAAAaaagctttggtgctttattcCTGAATATTTTATTCCTAAAGGTTTTGTCTTTATTTATGAGAAGCTGTGTAATTTCTTGATCGCAAAGTGTTATTAAAAAcgcttaaaatattacttttttacaTCACATCCCGGTATAAATTTATCTAGGCATTTTAGAATCCCGTAAGAAAGGCTCCTATTGGCTTTGTCATTTTGCTAATTAATTGCTCATTAGAGCTGACATATATCTGTCTTGCTCGCACTTACGCAAAATTGTGCAGTCTGGTTACTCTAATGAACGATCTGAACTATGTCGTAGCACAATCGCATAACCATGATGCAAAACTTTTTGCAGAATTATTTGTAAAAAGAAAGAAGCGTTTAAATAGTATACATTGTACAATGAATCATTATGCAATACTGCCGGCAAGCGTTGATAAGTGAAACAACGAAAagaattgaaataattattatgaAAAACCATGaaataacttaattttttttaattgttcagACTACTTTATATATACAGAAATGCTGTGATCAATGCAAAGATCACTGATCATGATTCAGCCAAACTCGGCTCTTGAAAtaagatttaatttattgtattaAATATCTAATGAATTTTAATCTAGTTTGTCGAAAATCCCAACCGTTTCCATCGGATGCACTCAATGAAAAGAGGGTATAATCCAATACCGCCACAAATCCAGCTTAGTGTAAACAGGTCCGATAAACCCGATAGATAGGTCGAGAAAGTGATCGCCGCGCGATATCGAAGTACGAGAAAGCCCGATAGGCCCAGTCGCCTTTTGACATCGATTTCAACTTATTTCAGACTTAAAGTGACATACCATTCTAAAAAATTTTTGAGTTCAGTTGTGTTCTCCTCAGAATTTGTTCGGGCTGGTGTAAAATGTTTACAGTGGATGCAGGTGCAGAATCAGTAGTACCCAACGAGACTCCAGTAAATAGCCAGTAAGTGGATGGCAGTCCTGGCCAGAAAGCAGGATGATTAGCTTAGGACTTTTCGGCACATGTGACACAGAATACGCCAGATACCATAATCTATAACCGATGTATAATGCAGATTCCACGAGCAGAAGCTGGTGGAGCACTTCTGCCGGCAGACGCAGCTGCTGAAGCTGGTCGAGGGCTCCTCTGGCCGGTTTGTGGCGAACTACAGGAACTCCCGGCGGCCGGAGGACCTGCTGGCCCCCATCCAGCTGCTCCTTGACTTCGACTACGCTCGCCTGCTCGAGATCGCGCCCAAGCTCCTTCAGCTGATCGTCGAGGAACCGCTGCAGTTCCAGGAGGCCGTCCGGTACTCGGTTTACGGCCTGGTCAGGCAACATCTCAAGGACGCCGGCCTGAAACCCATCGATATCAACCAGCTGCACGCCCAGTGGCGCCTGGTGGGACTGCCCCTCAGCCCGGGCCTCCAGTTCGAGCCTCGGGACCAGTCGCTGCGCCTGGGCTTGTCCCAGGTCCAGGGCATCCTGGCCGCCTTCACGCCGCA containing:
- the LOC108033182 gene encoding 40S ribosomal protein S5a — translated: MAEVAENVVETFEEPAAPLEAEVAETILETNVVATTELPEIKLFGRWSCDDVTVNDISLQDYISVKEKFARYLPHSAGRYAAKRFRKAQCPIVERLTCSLMMKGRNNGKKLMACRIVKHSFEIIHLLTGENPLQILVSAIINSGPREDSTRIGRAGTVRRQAVDVSPLRRVNQAIWLLCTGAREAAFRNIKTIAECLADELINAAKGSSNSYAIKKKDELERVAKSNR
- the LOC108033146 gene encoding uncharacterized protein LOC108033146; translated protein: MFTVDAGAESVVPNETPVNSQFHEQKLVEHFCRQTQLLKLVEGSSGRFVANYRNSRRPEDLLAPIQLLLDFDYARLLEIAPKLLQLIVEEPLQFQEAVRYSVYGLVRQHLKDAGLKPIDINQLHAQWRLVGLPLSPGLQFEPRDQSLRLGLSQVQGILAAFTPQETLVLQSIWYCGSGCMRNAIQTSSTDAPLCSGCSRPMSEYQKLRVTETYRILAILPSAAVQTPRITGCLHRPKLIRLRAHAHDCELKLGSSYLITCYFAGSSTTYQLEACHLRGI